A region from the Brassica napus cultivar Da-Ae chromosome C8, Da-Ae, whole genome shotgun sequence genome encodes:
- the LOC106420189 gene encoding tropinone reductase homolog At1g07450, with translation MDINRWSLQCMTALVTGGTKGIGYAIVEELASFGARVHTCDIDQTSLDECLSEWQRKGFQVSGSICDVTSRPQRDQLMQTVSSLFGSKLNILVNNVGKFMLKPTLESTAEDFSSLMSTNLESAYHISQLAHPLLKVSGNGIIIFISSVSGIVSGTASVYGATKGAMNQLGRNLACEWASDGIRVNSVAPWVTATSLVKKYLDDKKFAEAMFSRTPLGRACEPREVASLVTFLCLPAASYITGQTICVDGGFTVNGFSYKPEV, from the exons ATGGATATCAACAGGTGGAGTCTTCAATGTATGACTGCTCTTGTAACCGGTGGAACCAAGGGAATTGG GTATGCAATAGTGGAGGAACTTGCAAGTTTTGGTGCAAGAGTGCACACGTGTGATATAGACCAAACTTCGCTTGATGAATGCTTAAGTGAATGGCAAAGAAAAGGGTTTCAAGTCAGTGGTTCAATTTGTGATGTTACCTCTCGACCTCAAAGAGATCAGCTGATGCAGACTGTTTCTTCTCTATTTGGTTCCAAACTCAACATCCTT GTTAACAATGTTGGCAAGTTCATGTTAAAGCCAACTTTAGAAAGTACAGCAGAAGATTTCTCAAGTTTGATGTCTACCAATTTGGAATCTGCTTACCATATCTCCCAATTGGCTCATCCTTTGCTTAAAGTCTCGGGGAATGGTATTATCATATTCATTTCCTCTGTATCAGGGATTGTCTCTGGAACTGCCTCCGTATATGGTGCAACAAAAG GAGCCATGAATCAACTGGGAAGAAACTTGGCATGTGAATGGGCAAGTGATGGTATAAGGGTTAACTCTGTTGCTCCTTGGGTCACTGCAACTTCACTTGTCAAAAAA TATCTTGATGACAAGAAGTTCGCCGAGGCTATGTTCTCAAGAACCCCATTAGGCCGTGCGTGTGAGCCACGTGAGGTTGCGTCTTTGGTTACATTTCTTTGTCTACCTGCAGCTTCTTATATAACAGGACAAACCATTTGTGTTGATGGAGGTTTCACTGTTAATGGCTTTTCCTACAAGCCAGAGGTTTAA